CCCTCGACGTAGGTCTGGTTGATTTCCTCTACGTCTTTGCGATTCTCCTCGCAGAGCACGATCTCGCGGATGCCGGCCCGCTTGGCTGCGAGGATCTTCTCCTTGATCCCGCCCACGGGTAGCACCTTGCCGCGGAGCGTGATCTCGCCCGTCATGGCCAGGTTACTCTTCACCTTGCGGCGCGTGAAGGTGGAGACGAGCGACGTCACCATGGTGATTCCCGCGCTCGGGCCGTCTTTCGGGATGGCGCCCTCGGGTACGTGGATGTGCACGTTCCAATTCTCAAACAGCGACTCCTCGATACCGAGCTGTGCGGCGTGGGAGTGGACGTATTCCAGGGCCAAGATGGCCGACTCCTTCATCACGTCGCCCAGGTTGCCCGTGATGGTGAGCTTGGCACTTTTGCCGCGGCTCAAGCTCGACTCCACGAAGAGGATCTCGCCCCCGACGGCTGTCCAGGCCAACCCCGTGACGACGCCCGCGTAACGGTTGTCTTGATACTTGTCGCGGGTGTACTCCACCGGCCCGAGATACTCCCGGAGGTGGTCCACCTTGAGCACCGCCGGCACGGCCTCGTCCGAGGCGATCTTGCGCGCCAGCCGCCGCATGATCTTGGCGATCTTCTTCTCCAACGCCCTGACGCCGCTCTCCCGCGTGTAGGAGTCGATGATGGCGCGCACCGTGTTTCGGTGGAAGCGCACGGTGCCCTTCGTGATGCCGTGTGCCTCCATCTGTTTGGGGATCAGGTGGCGCATGGCGATCTCGATCTTCTCCTCCAGGATGTAGCCGCTGACCTCGATCAGCTCCATGCGGTCGAGTAGGGGCTGCGAGATCGTGTTCAGGTTGTTGGCCGTGGCGATGAAGAGGATCTTGCTCAGGTCGTAATCGATGTCGAGATAGTTGTCGTGGAAGGTGGTGTTCTGCTCCGGGTCGAGCACCTCGAGGAGGGCCGAGGCCGGATCGCCCTTAAAGTCGCTGCCCACCTTGTCCACCTCGTCGAGCACGAAGACGGGGTTCGAGGTGCCCGCCTTTTGCAGGTTTTGCAGGATGCGGCCCATCATGGCGCCGATGTAGGTACGTCGGTGGCCGCGGATCTCGGCCTCGTCGTGCAGGCCGCCCAGCGAGACGCGCACGTATTTGCGTCCCAGCGCTTCGGCCACGGATCGTCCGAGCGACGTCTTGCCGACGCCCGGAGGGCCGTAGAGGCAGAGGATGGGCGAGCGCAGGTCGCGCTTGAGCTTGAGCACAGCCAGATGTTCGATGATGCGCTCCTTGACCTTCTCCATGCCGTAATGATCGCGGTCGAGCACACGTTGGGCGTGCGTGAGGCTGAAGTTATCGCGGCTGTAAGTGCCCCACGGCAGGCCGACGATCGTCTGCACGTATTGCGACTGGATGGAGTAGTCGGGCGACTGTGGGTGGATGCGCTCCAGCTTGGCCAGCTCCTTTTCGAATGTCTCGCCGACCTCCTTGGGCCACTTTTTCTTCTTGGCTTGCGCGCGCAGCTCGCGGATCTCGATGTCGTTCATGTTGCCGCCCAGCTCCTCCTGAATGGCCTTCATCTGCTGCTGCAGGAAGTACTCCTTCTGCTGCTTGTTGATGTCCTCATGCGTCTTCATTTGGATCGACGTCTTGAGTTCAATCAGCTGATATTCGCGGTTGAGGATGAAAAGGAGGCGGTAGGCGCGGTTCTTCACATCGCCGATGGCCAGCAGCTCCTGCTTCTCGTCCGGGTTAGCCACGATGTGGCAGCAGGCGAAGCCGAGCATGTACATCGTGTTCTGCATGTTGCGGATGGAGAAGACCAGCTCGCGGGGCGGATCGCCGGCCGCTTCGATCATCTTTATCGTGAGATCCTTGATGGTAGAGATGAGGGCTTCATACTCGCGGTCGTCCTTGCCCGCGGGCTGATCGTCGAGCAGCGAGATGGCGCCGTTTAGGTAAGGCTCCGTGTCGACCAGGCTGTGCAGGGCCATGCGTTTGCGTCCCTGTAGGATGGCCGTCGTCGATCCGTCGGGCATCTCCAGCACACGCAACACCTCGGCCACGGTGCCGATCGGGTAGAGGTCGTCCAGGCCGGGTTCCTCCACCTCCGCATCTTTTTGGCAGACGACACCGACTAAGATCTTCCGCTGTGAAGCCTCTCGGATCAGGCGCATCGACTTCGGCCGCCCCACGAAGATGGGCATGGCCACGCCGGGGAAGAGCACCATGTTGCGTAGCGGCAGGATGGGGAGCGTCTCGCCCACCTTGTCCATACCTTCCGAGAAATCTTCATCCTTATCGCAATCCATCAGTATGGGCATCACGGCGCCCATTGATTCGTCTATGTCGTGCGTGTCCGACATGTATAACCTCTCTCTTGCTTTCTTACTCATCCTTGTTCTTTTCTTTCCTGTAAAAATGGCTGGCAAAGATAACGCCGCGCCCCGATCACGGCCGGAGCGTCGACCTATTATATAGTTATATGTCATCGCAGCGCGCCCGCGAGGATTACAAAGCCCGTGCCATGATTCATGTCAGCGATAGATCTTTATGGGCAACACGGGTAACCATCTCTCTCGATGATCCCATTTTGCCCTTGCATGGCATGCGAGATGCAAAACCCGGCGAGTTTTGGGGCTTGCATGGCGTGCGAGTAGTAAAACCCGGCGAGTTTGGGGCCTGCACGGCGTGCAAGTAGTAAAACCCGGCAAGTTTCGGGCCTTGCACGGCATGCGAGATGCAAAACCCGGCGAGTTTGGGGCCTTGCACGGCGTGCGAGTAGTAAAACCCGGCGAGTTTCGGGGCTTGCACGGCGTGCGAGTAGTAAAACCCGGCGAGTTTGGGGCCTTGCACGGTGTGCGAGATGCAAAACCCGATGAGTTTGGGGCCTTGCACGGTGTGCGAGATGCAAAACCCGATGAGTTTTGGGCCTTGCACGGCGTGCAAGTAGCAAAACCCGGCGAGTTTGGGGCCTTGCACGGCGTGCGAGTAGTAAAACCCGGCGAGTTTCGGGCTTTACACGGCGTGCAAGTAGTAAAACCCGGTGAGTTTTGGGCCTTGCACGGCGTGCGAGTAGTAAAACCCGGCGAGTTTGGGGCTTTGCACGGCGTGCGAGTAGTAAAACCCGGCGAGTTTTGGGCCTTGCACGGCGTGCGAGTAGTAAAACCCGGCGAGTTTTGGGCCTTGCACGGCGTGCGAGTAGTAAAACCCGGCAAGTTTGGGGCCTTGCACGGCGTGCGAGTCCCCAGCGCAACGTTTGGCGTGGGCGTTGTTCATTTGCGACCACTAAACCCAAACAAAAAAGAGATGAGGAATAATGAACAACTGAATCAGACGGTAGCGCGGAGTGTGTGGCAGGACTTCCTGCTGTTTTTGAAAGACCCGCATGCGGCGGGTGCTACCATTTACCGCTGGGGGACGCTCGGGCTGTTTGCCGTGCTCCAGTTGCTGACCTATCTGTGTGTGTTTTCGAAGGGGTGGATTACCCAAAAACCAATGATCGATGCGTCGAACCTTGTGGCGCTCACCCCGGAGAAGCTGCTGCGGTACATCCTGCTGATCCCCTTAGTTGAGGAGCTGGGCTTTCGAGGCTTCCTGCTTTTCCACAAAAAGAAATACGTGGTGATAGCCGCCCTGCCCATACTCTTTCTTCCCTATTCGCTCGGAGAAAGTTGGTGCGGAGAGCTGCCGTGGTTGCGTTATCCGTTGATGCTACTGGTGGCGCTGTGGCTCGGATCGATGTTGGTAAACAGGAAAGCCCGCGATTGGACGCTGGGCTTGATTGGCCGACATAAGCGTGTGTTGATCTATGCCTCCTCGATCGCCTTTGGTTGCGTACATCTGATGAATCACGACCACTTTGCAGTGATCAACCTGTTGCCGATTGTGCCCAAGGTGGTCTCCGGACTGTTCAGAGCCTATGTGACGGTGAGGAGCAATAGCATCGTACCGTCGTGGCTGTTTCATGCGGCGAATAATTCGGTGGCGTCGTTGATACTCTACGTGTGTAGCCTCAGCCTGTGAAACGTGCTCTTACGGCTTACCGCCTCTACCTCGGGCTGCGACTGCGATCCTTGGCGCGGCTGTTCGGTGCGCTGCCTGTGGTGGCCAAGGTGCTGTTTGCGGCCATTGCCGTAGCCGTCGGTTACGGATTGCATCGGGCGGAGCTGCCTCATGAGGCGTCGGCTGCGGGATGGGCGGTAGGCGTGTTTGTAGCCGTTGGCACGGGCGTGTGTCGCATGGGGCGCACGGAGCTGGCGCTGCTTGACGAGCTGGGCATACGTCCCGCGTTTGTCTTCGTCGGTCGCTGCCTATTGCTGTCCGTGCCCTTCTTCCTGCTCGATGCGTGGGCGGGGCTGTTGGCTGCGACGGTGGGCACGGCGGTCACGACGATGCTGTCGTGCTATCGTCTGCGCGACCTTTCCGCGAACGGAGGGGCGATCCTTCAGCGACTGCGTTTCGGTGGGCCACTTGCCGCGGCCTACGTGTGGATCGCAGGCTATCGGTCGGGGGCGCTGTGGGCCGGCCTGATCGGGGGTGCGCTGCTGCTCCTTGCTCTCGCGAATGGCAATGCAGACATGGCCGGCGTGTCCATAGGCGTGATGGTTTGCGCACCCGCCTTGACGGTCTATTACAGGCACCCGGATCCGTCGCCCTTCCTGCGCGTCTACCGAAGCGCCGCGTACCTCGTGCGTCGCAAGGCCACAGAGGGTGCGCTCTGCACGCTCATTCCGATCGGCTGGAGTCTGCCGCTGTCAGTCGCAGCCTTCCCCGATCGCGCGGGATGGTTGGCCGGCGTTGCGGGCCTGTCGGTCTATGTGGCGATGGTGCTTCTTTACGCCGCCTATGCCTTTTATCCTCACCTGCTCACGTCTATTGTAGTGGCGGGCGTGTTGATCGTGGGGTCGGCCGTGTGGCTGTCGGTTGTGCCTGTCGGCGTGGCCGTCGCCTCGTTGGCGGTCATTCTCGTGGGGCTGCACGGATTGTCCATCTATAATATGAAGCATTTCTTATGTCCTACCACTTAAACATCATCCGGCAGGAATACGGCCGACGGACCTTACTCCACGACCTCCGACAAGACTATGCCGCGGGCCGCATCCACGGCTTCTTGGGCGAGAATGGCGCGGGCAAGACGACGCTCTTTCGGTGCATGGCCGGCCGATTGCCCTTCGAGGGCGAGCCGATGTTTTCGCCCGAGACGCGTGTCGGGTTCCTGCCTGCCGAGCTGTACATGTATCCGATGATCACTGGGCGGGAGTTTCTGCGATTCTACGTCACGGCTCGCGGCCTGCCCTATGACGCCGCTCGGCTCGAGCGACTCAATGCGGCCTTCGAGCTGCCGCTTGATGAGTACGCCGAAGTCTACTCCACGGGGATGCTGAAAAAGCTCTATCTGATGGGGCTGCTTTTGCAGGACAACGCCGTGCTGCTGCTTGACGAGCCATTCAACGGTCTCGACTTCCGCTCCTCGGCCTTCGTCACGGCCCTACTCACGGAGTATCGGCGGCGGGGGCAGACCGTCTTCGTGGCCTCGCACGATCTGGATCACCTGCTGAGTTACGCCGACACGCTCTCTTGGCTTCGCTGCGGCACGATGACGTACTATCCTGATCGCACCGCGTTTGAGGACGTACGGCAGGCTATCCGCCGTGAGGCCGCAGAGCGAGTGCGAGGCGCCGACCTGCTGTGAATGGTCGCCGATCAATAGAAAGAATGCCGGGTACACGATGGGAACTCTCTCCCACATGTACCCGGCATTCTTCGCTTGCGGTATATGTTACGGTTGGCCGCGGCTTATTCTTCTTCCCAATCGAACTCGAGATCGGCGTCAGCGTCGTCGGCGTCTTCCTCTTCGGGAGGGATGTCCCACGCTTCGTCGTCGTCGGCCATGAGGCTCATATCCATGTCGCGGTGGACGATGGCGTCGGCGTCGTGGAAGGTCTCGCGGTTCAGCTCTTGCCAGAGCAGGTCCTTCAGCTCGGTGATGCCCTGCCCCGTGACGGACGAGATGAAGCGACAGGGTAGGTCGTCCGGCAAGTCGGCCGACAGCGCCTCGGTCAGCTCCTCGTCGAGGAGGTCGCTCTTGGTGATGGCCAGTATGCGACTCTTGCCCATCAGCTCCGGGTTGTAGCGCTCCAGCTCTCGCAGCAAGATCTCGTACTCCTTACGGATGTCATCTGCATCGGCGGGCACCATGAACAGCAGCAAAGCGTTGCGTTCAATGTGGCGGAGGAAGCGCAGCCCGAGTCCGCGGCCGTCGCTGGCGCCCTCGATAATCCCCGGGATGTCGGCCATGACGAACGAGCGATTGTCACGCCAGCTGACGATGCCCAGGTTAGGCTCCAGCGTGGTAAAGGGATAGTCGGCGATCTTCGGCTTGGCGGCTGAGACGACCGACAGCAACGTCGATTTGCCTGCATTGGGGAAGCCCACCAGCCCGACGTCGGCCAAGAGTTTGAGTTGCAGCACCACCTTACGCTCCTGAGCCGGCTCGCCCGGCTGAGCGTAGCGCGGCGCCTGATTCGTGGCTGTCTTGAAATGGGTGTTGCCAGCGCCGCCGCGTCCGCCTTTGAGCAGCATCACCTGCTGCCCGTCCTCGGTGACGTCGCAGAGGTATTCGCCCGTGTCGGCGTCGAAGGCCACCGTGCCGCAGGGCACCTCGATGATGCGATCCTCGCCGTCGCGCCCGGTGCTGCGTTTGGCGCCGCCGCTGCGGCCGGAGGTGGCCACCACGTGACGCTCGAACTTGAGGTGCAGCAGCGTCCAATAGTTCCGATTGCCGCGCAGATAGACGTGTCCGCCCCGTCCGCCATCGCCGCCGTCGGGCCCTCCGCGCGGGATGTACTTCTCGCGGCGGAAGTGGGCCGACCCGGCGCCGCCCTTGCCCGAGCGGCAATAGATCTTGACGTAGTCAACGAAATTCGATTCAGCCATTTATCTGTCTTTGACGCGGTCGATGGCCTCAGCAATGCGTTCGAAAATCTCCTCGATTCGTCCGATGCCCTTGATGGCGACGTGCTTCCCTTCGCCGATGTAATACGTAGCCAGGGGGGCCGTCTGGGTGTGATAGACGTCGAGTCGGGCCTTGATGGTCTCCGGATTGTCGTCTGATCGGCCGGAGATCTTGCCGCGCTCGATGAGTCGGTCTACCAGCTCGTCGTCCTCCACCTGCAGGTCGAGCAGGATGTGGATGTCTGTGCCGCGTTCGTTGAGCATCGTCTTGAGCGCCTCGGCCTGCTTCAGGGTGCGGGGGAAGCCGTCGAAGATGACGCCCTTCGATCCGTGCTTGCCATCGAGGAAGTCAGCGATGAGACGGACGATCAGATCGTCGGGTACGAGTTGCCCGCGGTCGATGTATTCCTTAGCCGTTCGTCCCAGCTCGCTGCCCTGGCTGATGGCTTGGCGCAGCATGTCGCCGGTAGAGATATAGTCGAAGCCGTAACGCTCGACGATCATTTTGCTTTGTGTCCCTTTGCCTGAGCCGGGTGCACCGAATATTACGATATTGAACATAGTGCTATAGAGATTAGAGTTCTACGATTTTATAGATGTCACGCGCCATGCGTCCGCGCCCGTCGTAATCGAGCCCGAAGCCGACGATGAAGTCGTTGTCGATCTCCATACCCACGTAATCCGGGCGGAGGTCGCACTGCAGCGATCCGGGTTTAAGCAGCATGGTGGCCAGGCGTACGTCGCGGACACCCTCTTGGCGCAGTCGCTGGGTGACGTATTGCATGGTCAAGCCCGTGTCGATGATGTCCTCCAGGAGGACAATCGGGCGCTCGGTGTCTTTGTTGCGTATGGGCAGCAGTTCGCGGACGATGCCGTCGGACTTGGTGCCGTGATACGACGAATAGGCGGCAAACGTCAGCTCAGACTGGGGCGAGAGTCGGCTCACCAATTCAGATACAAACATGAATGCGCCGTTGAGGATGCCCACATAGAGCGGGTCTCGACCCTCCATATCGCGGCGTATTTCTCCGGCCATACGATCAATGGCCGCCACAATTTCCCTCTCCGGGATATAAAGCTCGAAGGCTTTGTCTTTTAGCCGTAACTGTTTATTCATCACGTTATCCAGTTGTTAAGGCGGGCAAATATAGACGATAATTCGAGGGGCTTTTTGGATAGATAAGGCGTGAGTGCGACATGGAAGGCCTCTGTCGAGGCTGGGGGAAAGTGGAGCTTGACCAAACAGGCGCCTGTTTGGCATTACACAAAATGCAGGGCCCTAAACAGCTGCCTGTTTACTCTCGCGCAGACTGGAGTGCCCCAAACAGGCGCCTGTTTGCCTTCCCTAAGTTGTTGCGCTTTGAGGATGGCATTATGGTGGCGCAAAAGGCACTCTCGGGGGAGCAGAGAGGGATTGCTGCGGGGCAGAGGCCCGATAAAGATTTCGGCCGGCTGTTTACTTTTGCGTCCGACAAAGGTTTTTTAGAGTAAATGAACGACATAAAAAACAGGATCGAGAGGCTGCGGGAGGCGCTGGATGAGCATAACCATGCCTACTACGTGCTTTCCGCGCCCATTATCTCCGATCATACGTATGACGAGATGATGCGCGAGCTGCAACAGCTTGAGGCTGCGCACCCGGAGCTGGCCGACCCCAATTCGCCTACGCAGCGCGTCGGCAGCGACCTCACGGAGGGCTTCACGCAGGTGGAGCACCGATACCCGATGCTTTCGCTGGGCAATACGTATTCCGAAGACGAGGTGCGGGAGTTTTACGACCGCGTCGCCCGCACGCTCGGCGAGCCCTTCGAGGTGGTGGCCGAGCTGAAGTATGACGGTACATCGATCTCGCTCATTTACGAACGCGGGCGGCTCGTGACGGCCGTGACACGCGGCGATGGCGTGCGTGGCGACGACGTGACGGCCAATGTGCGCACCATCCGCTCCATTCCCCTCCGACTGCGTGGCGAGGGGTGGCCCGAAAGGCTCGAAATGCGTGGTGAGGTGCTCCTGCCGTGGGCCGAGTTTGAGCGCCTCAATCGAGAGCGTGAGGCGCAGGAGGAGCCCCTCTTTGCCAATCCGCGTAACGCCGCCTCGGGCACACTGAAGCTCCAGAACCCGCGCATTGTGGCTTTGCGACGCCTCGATGCGTACCTATATTATATGTTGGGCGACAACCTACCCACGGACAATCATTACGACAATTTGCAAGCGGCACGCCGGTGGGGATTCAAAACGTCCGACGCCATGCGTGTCTGCCACACGCCGGAGGAAATTATGGCTTACATCGCGCATTGGGACACCGAGCGCCACCGCCTGCCCGTGGCTACGGACGGCATTGTGCTCAAGGTAAATGCCCTTCGGCAGCAGCGTGCGCTCGGGGCCACGGCGAAGAGTCCGCGGTGGGCCATCGCATATAAGTTCCAGGCCGAGCGGGCGGAGACGCGCCTCGTTTCGGTCGACTATCAGGTGGGCCGTACGGGCGTGGTGACGCCGGTGGCCAATCTCGAGCCGGTGCTGCTGGCCGGGACCACCGTCCGCCGTGCCTCGCTACATAACGCTGACATCATGGAGGGGCTTGACCTGCATCTCGGTTGCCGCGTGTATGTGGAGAAGGGTGGCGAGATCATTCCGAAGATCGTCGGGGTGGATCGGTCGGAGTCAATGGATGGCGCACCGGTCGCGTTCATCAGCCAGTGTCCGGAGTGCGGTACACCGTTGGTGCGCGTGGAGGGTGAGGCGGCGCATTACTGCCCGAACGAGTGGGGATGCCCGCCGCAGGTGAAGGGGCGGATCGTGCACTTTGTCAGCCGTCGGGCCATGAACATCAACATCGGCCCCGAGACGGTCGAGGCACTTTATGACGCCGGCCTCGTACGCGACGCCTCGGATCTGTACGACGTGACTCCGGCCGACCTGATGCGCCTCGAGCGCTTCGCCGAGAAGAGCGCGAAGAACTATCGTGACAGTCTGGAGCTCTCGAAGCAAGTGCCTTACGCCCGAGTGCTTTTTGCCCTTGGGATACGCGGCGTGGGGGAGAACATCGCGGCCAAGTTGGCCTACGCGCATCCCTCGATCGACGCGTTGGCGCAGGCCACGGTCGAGGTGCTGATGCAGACGGACGAGATCGGCGAGAAGATCGCCCGCAGTGTGGTGGACTTCTTTGCCGAGGCGCGCAATCAGACTATGGTCAGTCGGCTCAAGGCGCATGGCCTACAAATGGCGGTGGCTGAGAGCGACGACGACGGCGTCCGATCGGACAAGCTGAAGGGACTCACGTTCGTGATCAGTGGCACCTTCGCCCTCCATTCGCGCGATGAGTACAAGCAGCTGATCGAGCGTCACGGCGGGCGGAACGCATCGTCCATCTCCGGCAAGACGGACTATCTGCTGGCAGGCGAAAATATGGGCCCGGCCAAACTGGCTAAGGCCGAAAAATTAGGGGTGAAACTCCTCAACGAAGACGAATTCTTAAAACTGATAGGGGTATGATTCTTACAACACACTTTTTGAACAAGAAAATAAGGTCGCTGGCCAAGAACGCCACGACACGCGAGCACTGCTATCGCTCGATGGACGATATCCGCTACGTCCTCATCATGTGTGAGGCTCGCGACTGGAAAGCCATCGAGCCGTGCATTGATACATTGAAGAAAAAGGGCAAGACGGTGCACGTCTGCGTTTACACCCGCAAGGACGAGGACACCCCGATCTGGGATTACGCCTTCCTGCCCGTCGAGGAGGGGAAGGACGTGGACATGTGGGGCTTCCCGGACAAGAACATGCGTACGCAGCTCAACAACCTCACGGTCGACTTGCTGCTCGACCTGACGAGCGAGGAGGTGCCCGTCATGCGCTACCTGATGCTCCAACACCCGTCGGCCTTTAAGGTCGGGGCCAAGCGCGAGCAGGGGATGGATCTCTTCGACCTCTCCATCGTTATGAAAGACGATGTGCACGACATTCCCTTCCTCTTCCGCCACATTATGACCTACCTCGAGGCCATTCGATCGGCAAAATCGGCCGGATGAACTAAGGACTGAAAGACCGTAGAAGGCATGGCTCTGATTGATTTGAAAGGCATGGGGATCGCACTGGTGACACCGTTCAAGGCGGACGGCAGTGTGGATTATGAGGCGCTCGTGAAGCTGGTGGAATATCAGGTGCAGAACGGCACGGACTATCTCGTCGTGCTCGGCACCACGGCCGAGACGCCCACCCTGACTGAGACGGAAAAGGCGGAGATCAAGCGGCTGGTCGTGACGCAAGTGCGCCGACGCGTGCCCGTCGTCCTTGGCGTGGGTGGCAACTGCACACGCGCCGTTGTCGATACGCTCCGACAGGCCGACTTACAGGACGTGGACGCCATCCTCTCCGTCGTTCCCTACTACAACAAACCCTCGCAGGAGGGCATCTTCCGCCACTACGAAGCCATCGCCGAAGCCACCACGCGCCCCGTGATCCTCTATAACGTCCCCGGACGTACGGGCACGAACATGACCGCCGAGACGACCCTACGCCTGGCCCGCACCTTTCGCAACATCGTCGCCGTCAAGGAGGCCTCGGGGAACATCAAACAGATGAACGACATCATCAAAAACAAGCCGGCCGACTTCCAAGTCATTTCCGGTGACGACGGCATCACCTATCCTCTTATTGCACTTGGTGCCGTGGGCGTCATCTCCGTCATCGGCAACGCCTTCCCTCGCGAATTTAGTCGCATGGTGCGTCTGGCTCTCGAAGGCGATTATGACAATGCGCGCGTCATTCATTCGCGTTTCATGGAGCTCTTCGACCTGCTTTTCGTCGACGGTAACCCTGCCGGTGTCAAGAGTATGCTCAACATGATGGGCTTCATTGAGAATCGCTTACGACTGCCCCTCGTACCTACGCGACTGACCACTTACGAGAAGATTCGAGAGATCCTGAACCGACTGCAAGACAAATAGCCGTCGGGGATTTGCCCAGAACCATTATAGCCCCTATTTTCGGGCCGTTATTTCATTCAAGTATTGATTAATAAAAACAGAAACGAACCATGACAAGGACAATCACATTCAATGAGCTCCGGTCAATCAAGGACCGTCTGCCTGATGGTACCATTCATCGCATCGCTGAAGATCTCGGCGTGACGGTTGAGACTGTACGTAACTACTTCGGTGGTGAGAATTACAAAGACGGCAAGAGCTGCGGCCTGCACATCGAGCCGGGTCCTGATGGCGGCATCGTCATGATCGACGACACAGCCATTCTCGATCGCGCGCTGGACATCCTCGGGATGCAGAAAGTGTAGATCGCCGTACGATCCTGAGATGCTCACATACCCAAAGTGAGATCGGAATGACGACACGAAGATCCCGGGCAGCAATGCAAGTCAGCACGATGTCCGGGATCTTTTTTACCCCTCGCCCATCCCCCTTCCGAGCCTCGGAAATGGGTCCCACCTTCGGGAGAGGTCACTTCCGAGCCTCGGAAATGGGTCTAACCTTCGGGAGAGGTCATTTCCGAGCCTCGGAAATGGGTCCAACCTTCGGGAGAGGTCACTTCTGAGCCTCGGAAATGGGTCCAACCCTCGGGAGAGGTCACTTCCGAGCCTCGGAAATGGGCCCAACCTTCGGGAGAGGTCACTCCCGAGCCTCGGAAATGGGTCCAACCCTCGGGAGAGGTCACTTCCGAGCCTCGGAAATGGATCCAACCTTCGGGAGAGGCCATTTCCCGAGTCAGGAAATGGGTCCAACCTTCGGGAGAGGTCATTTCCCGAGTCAGGAAATGGGCCCAACCCTCGGGAGAGGCCATTTCCCGAGTCAGGAAATGGGTCCAACCTTCGGGAGAGGCCACTTCCCGAGTCAGGAAATGACGCCAACCTTCGGGAGAGGTCATTTCCCGAGTCAGGAAATGGGTCTAACCTTCGGGAGAGGTCATTTCCCGAGTCAGGAAATGGGTCTAACCTTCGGGAGAGGCCATTTCCCGAGTCAGGAAATGGGTCTAACCTTCGGGAGAGGCCATTTCCCGAGTCAGGAAATGGGTCTAACCTTCGGGAGAGGTCATTTCCCGAGTCAGGAAATGGGTCTAACCTTCGGGAGAGGTCATTTCCCGAGTCAGGAAAGGGCGCCAACGATCGAATGACTACCCCGCCCCAATCACTCACATTACTCTACGCATCAATCATTCAAAAGGAGGACCATAGACAT
The sequence above is drawn from the Tannerella serpentiformis genome and encodes:
- the ligA gene encoding NAD-dependent DNA ligase LigA; the encoded protein is MNDIKNRIERLREALDEHNHAYYVLSAPIISDHTYDEMMRELQQLEAAHPELADPNSPTQRVGSDLTEGFTQVEHRYPMLSLGNTYSEDEVREFYDRVARTLGEPFEVVAELKYDGTSISLIYERGRLVTAVTRGDGVRGDDVTANVRTIRSIPLRLRGEGWPERLEMRGEVLLPWAEFERLNREREAQEEPLFANPRNAASGTLKLQNPRIVALRRLDAYLYYMLGDNLPTDNHYDNLQAARRWGFKTSDAMRVCHTPEEIMAYIAHWDTERHRLPVATDGIVLKVNALRQQRALGATAKSPRWAIAYKFQAERAETRLVSVDYQVGRTGVVTPVANLEPVLLAGTTVRRASLHNADIMEGLDLHLGCRVYVEKGGEIIPKIVGVDRSESMDGAPVAFISQCPECGTPLVRVEGEAAHYCPNEWGCPPQVKGRIVHFVSRRAMNINIGPETVEALYDAGLVRDASDLYDVTPADLMRLERFAEKSAKNYRDSLELSKQVPYARVLFALGIRGVGENIAAKLAYAHPSIDALAQATVEVLMQTDEIGEKIARSVVDFFAEARNQTMVSRLKAHGLQMAVAESDDDGVRSDKLKGLTFVISGTFALHSRDEYKQLIERHGGRNASSISGKTDYLLAGENMGPAKLAKAEKLGVKLLNEDEFLKLIGV
- a CDS encoding DUF6913 domain-containing protein gives rise to the protein MILTTHFLNKKIRSLAKNATTREHCYRSMDDIRYVLIMCEARDWKAIEPCIDTLKKKGKTVHVCVYTRKDEDTPIWDYAFLPVEEGKDVDMWGFPDKNMRTQLNNLTVDLLLDLTSEEVPVMRYLMLQHPSAFKVGAKREQGMDLFDLSIVMKDDVHDIPFLFRHIMTYLEAIRSAKSAG
- the dapA gene encoding 4-hydroxy-tetrahydrodipicolinate synthase translates to MALIDLKGMGIALVTPFKADGSVDYEALVKLVEYQVQNGTDYLVVLGTTAETPTLTETEKAEIKRLVVTQVRRRVPVVLGVGGNCTRAVVDTLRQADLQDVDAILSVVPYYNKPSQEGIFRHYEAIAEATTRPVILYNVPGRTGTNMTAETTLRLARTFRNIVAVKEASGNIKQMNDIIKNKPADFQVISGDDGITYPLIALGAVGVISVIGNAFPREFSRMVRLALEGDYDNARVIHSRFMELFDLLFVDGNPAGVKSMLNMMGFIENRLRLPLVPTRLTTYEKIREILNRLQDK